The uncultured Pseudodesulfovibrio sp. genome contains the following window.
CGCTCTTTGCTCTGTATGTATATATAATGGTTTAATCGCCTTTCGCTTTTGGGTTTAAGCGCTGTATGATGCAAATCAGCTCCTCGTCGGTGTGCCGGGTTTTTGGTTCCGGCTACAGCTTATCTACCCATTTTTCGCACCGGTCGCTCTAATCGGCCGATGCGCCAGACAGAGGGCAAGGGCTACCCCGCCCCGCGCCCCAACCATCAACCGCTCATGCATGAGGGTACAATGGGTCAACTGAGAAAAAAATTCGGCAAAATCGTCAACACGCTCCCCATCCCGCACCTGCTGGAGCTTCAGGTGGATTCGTACAATCGTTTCCTCCAGGCGGATACTCCGCCGGCCAGCCGTGGAGACTTTGGACTCGAGGGCGTGTTCAGGTCCGTTTTTCCCATTGAAGATTTCAACAAGACCGCTAGCCTTGATTTCGTGTCCTATGAAATCGGCGAACCAAAATACGACGTCGATGAGTGCATCTCCAAAGGTCTGACCTATGAGACGCCCATCCGTATCACCGTCCGTCTCGTAGTTTTTGACGTGGATGAAGAGACCGACAACCGCACGATTCGCGACATCAAGGAACAGGATATATACTTCGGGACGCTCCCGCTGATGACCGAGAAGGGCACCTATGTCATCAATGGTACCGAGCGTGTCATCGTTAACCAGTTGCAGCGCTCCCCGGGCATCATCTTTGAACATGACTCGGGCAAGTCCCACTCCAGCCGCAAGGTTCTCTATTCGAGCCGCATCATCCCCATGCGCGGATCCTGGCTGGACTTCGACTTCGACCACAAGGACATTCTGTACGTCCGCATCGACCGCCGCCGCAAGATGCCCGTGACCATTCTTCTGAAGGCCATGGGTCTGTCTCGCGCCGACATTCTCGATTACTTCTACGACGTGGAATCCTACACCCTGCTCAAGACCAAGGTCACGCGCACGGTGGTGGCGGAGCAGTACCGCAAGGAAACCGCTTTCGTGGATGTCGAGGTGGACGGAAAGCCCATCCTGAAGAAGGGCACCGACATCACCAAGGGCGCGTGGAAAAAGCTCATCCGCTCCGAGGTCAAGGCCATTGAGGTCGACCCCGACTCCCTGGTGGGACAGTTCCTGGCGCGCGACATGGTCGACAAGAACGGCGAGGTTATTGCCGAGGCAGCTGAAGAGCTGACCCCGGATCTGATCGACAAGCTGCGTGACGCCAAGATCAAGGACCTGGACGTGCTGCACACCCGCGGCATGGAGGTTTCTTCTTCTCTGCGCGACACCATGCTGCTCGACAAGACCACGGACATGGAGTCCGCGCAGATCGAGATCTACCGCAGACTTCGTCCCAGCTCTCCGCCCACTCCCGAGATCGCGTCCAGTTTCTTCGAGAACCTGTTCCGCTCCTCCGACTACTACGACCTGTCCAGCGTGGGCCGCTACAAGCTCAACTCGCGTCTGAACCAGGAAGTGGACCTCAACGTCCGCACCCTGACCAACGAGGACATTCTTCTCGCGGTCAAGGAACTTATGCGCCTCAAGGATTCCCACGGTCCGGCCGACGATATCGACCACCTGGGCAACCGTCGTGTGCGCCCGGTGGGCGAGCTGGTCGAGAACCAGTACCGCATCGGCCTTGTCCGCATGGAGCGCGCCATCAAGGAGCGCATGTCCCTGCAGGAAGTGGCCACCCTGATGCCCCATGACCTGATCAACCCCAAGCCGGTTGCCGCCGTGCTGAAGGAGTTCTTCGGAACCTCCCAGCTCAGCCAGTTCATGGACCAGACCAACCCGCTCTCCGAGGTTACCCACAAGCGCCGCCTGTCGGCTCTGGGACCCGGCGGCCTGACCCGCGAACGCGCGGGCTTCGAAGTGCGCGACGTGCACACCTCTCACTATGGCCGTATCTGCCCCATTGAGACTCCGGAAGGTCCGAACATCGGTCTGATCGTCTCCCTGACCACCTACGCCAAGGTTAACGACTACGGTTTCATCGAGACTCCGTATCGTAAGGTCGTGGACAAGAAGATCACCGACGAAATCAACTACATGGACGCCTCCAAGGAAGCCAAGGAAGTGGTGGCTCAGGCCAACGCTCCCCTGGACAAGAACGGCGTCTTCACCAACCAGCGCGTCAACGCGCGTCTGGCCGGTGACGTTCAGCTGACCGCAGCTGAAGAAGTCACCTGCATGGACATCAGCCCGAGCCAGACGGTTTCCATCTCGGCCGCGCTGATTCCGTTCCTGGAGCACGATGACGCCAACCGTGCGCTCATGGGCTCCAACATGATGCGTCAGGCCGTGCCGCTTCTCCAGGCCGAGGAGCCGCTTGTCGGCACCGACATGGAAGGCCCGGTCGCCCGCGACTCCGGGGCTTGCGTCCTGGCCAAGGAAGACGGTGTCATCCACTACGTTGACGCCGAGCGCATCATCATCAACTACGACAATGGACTGTTCCCCGACTCCGGCGGCTCCAAGCATTACGAGCTGCAGAAGTGGCATAAGTCCAACCAGAACTCCTGCTTCGGCCAGACGCCTCGCGTCCAGGTGGGGCAGCGGGTCAAGAAGGGCGAGGTCCTGGCCGACGGCCCGGGCATCGACCATGGCGAGCTGGCGCTCGGCAAGAACCTGCTGGTGGCCTTCATGCCCTGGTGCGGTTTCAACTACGAGGACTCCGTCCTCATCTCCGAGCGCATGGTCAAGGAAGACGTCTACACCTCGATTCACATTGAGGAGTTTGAACTGGTCGCCCGCGACACCAAGCTCGGACCCGAGGAAGTGACCCGGGACATCTCCAACGTCTCCGAGGAAATGCTTCGGAACCTGGACGAATGCGGTATCATCCGCATCGGTGCCCGGATCAAACCCGATGACATCATGGTCGGTAAGATCACGCCCAAGGGCGAGACCCAGCTGACCCCTGAAGAGAAGCTGCTGCGCGCCATCTTCGGCGACAAGGCCCGCG
Protein-coding sequences here:
- the rpoB gene encoding DNA-directed RNA polymerase subunit beta; the encoded protein is MGQLRKKFGKIVNTLPIPHLLELQVDSYNRFLQADTPPASRGDFGLEGVFRSVFPIEDFNKTASLDFVSYEIGEPKYDVDECISKGLTYETPIRITVRLVVFDVDEETDNRTIRDIKEQDIYFGTLPLMTEKGTYVINGTERVIVNQLQRSPGIIFEHDSGKSHSSRKVLYSSRIIPMRGSWLDFDFDHKDILYVRIDRRRKMPVTILLKAMGLSRADILDYFYDVESYTLLKTKVTRTVVAEQYRKETAFVDVEVDGKPILKKGTDITKGAWKKLIRSEVKAIEVDPDSLVGQFLARDMVDKNGEVIAEAAEELTPDLIDKLRDAKIKDLDVLHTRGMEVSSSLRDTMLLDKTTDMESAQIEIYRRLRPSSPPTPEIASSFFENLFRSSDYYDLSSVGRYKLNSRLNQEVDLNVRTLTNEDILLAVKELMRLKDSHGPADDIDHLGNRRVRPVGELVENQYRIGLVRMERAIKERMSLQEVATLMPHDLINPKPVAAVLKEFFGTSQLSQFMDQTNPLSEVTHKRRLSALGPGGLTRERAGFEVRDVHTSHYGRICPIETPEGPNIGLIVSLTTYAKVNDYGFIETPYRKVVDKKITDEINYMDASKEAKEVVAQANAPLDKNGVFTNQRVNARLAGDVQLTAAEEVTCMDISPSQTVSISAALIPFLEHDDANRALMGSNMMRQAVPLLQAEEPLVGTDMEGPVARDSGACVLAKEDGVIHYVDAERIIINYDNGLFPDSGGSKHYELQKWHKSNQNSCFGQTPRVQVGQRVKKGEVLADGPGIDHGELALGKNLLVAFMPWCGFNYEDSVLISERMVKEDVYTSIHIEEFELVARDTKLGPEEVTRDISNVSEEMLRNLDECGIIRIGARIKPDDIMVGKITPKGETQLTPEEKLLRAIFGDKARDVKNTSLKVPPGISGTIVDVKVFNRRSGEKDDRTKAIEDAELAAFDVKEQKHIAALTDAIREKIWTVLEGAKLKKDLVGNKKTTLGKSGEVIDRESLDSVPVKKLIGLFDREANDQLKLIVADYEQQVAFIKNIYDVKREKVTEGDDLPPGVIKMVKVYVAVKRKLSVGDKMAGRHGNKGVVSCILPEEDMPFFEDGTSMDIVLNPLGVPSRMNIGQIMETHLGMAGRKLGQQVQQMLEESDNSLKAIREEVKSILDTGDMNELIDSMSDEEFVEAVKKLKNGIVAKTPVFDGAEEDGIWGWLEKAGLASDGKFVLYDGRTGEPFHNRVTVGIMYYLKLHHLVDEKIHARSTGPYSLVTQQPLGGKAQFGGQRLGEMEVWALEAYGAAYLLQEFLTVKSDDVQGRVKMYEKIVKGDNFLEAGLPESFNVLVKELMSLGLDVTLHYEDRKRPERPQPVAIPAGPTPLVD